The genome window ATAAATTTCTTGAGCGTCAGATTTTTTTCTAAAAAATACTATATTTATGTTGACTAATTATATATAGTGCAATACTATTGTATAGTAAACATAAGGAGTGGTCTATGCTTAAGAGTTTATATCTAAAAGACTTTGCATTATTCGAAGAACAGGAAATTCGTTTCGGACAAGGTTTAACTTCACTGATTGGAGAAAGCGGTTCCGGTAAATCATTAATTCTCGATGCTATATCCTCTCTTATGGGCGGCCGGTGCAGTTCGAGCAATATTCGGCAAGGCAAAGATCGCTACATACTTCAAGCCGGATTTGATATTTCTACGAATATTCCTGTCAAGGAATGGTTGATCGAAAAAGGAATTCAGAATAACCAGAAAGACCTAAGCATTTCGAAAGAGCTACAAAGAGATGGCAAATCGAGAATCTTTGTCGGAGAGTCTTTAGTTAGCTTAAGCTTACTCCGAGAAATAGGATCGCTTTTATGTGATATCCATAATCAGAACGAACAATTATTTCTTTTAGATAAATCTAACCAACTGGAATTTTTGGATCGTTTCGCAGGACTCAATCCACTTAGGGAAGAAATGAGATCAGCTTTTAATCTTTTTAAATCATGGAAGAAAAAGCTTACTGAATTGGAAATCCGTGATTCAGCAAGAAAGAATCATATAGAATCTTTAGAATTTCAAATCAGAGAACTAGACCTTGCTAAACTAAAGCCTGGCGAGATGGAAGAGCTTGAAAAAGAAGAAAAGTTACTGACACATGGCGAAAAGCTTTTTGAAAATTTTAAAACAATTTCAAATCATCTTTTTGAATCCGAAGATTCAATTCTTGCTCAATTTCCCGGAATTCTAGCATCAGCTGAAAAAATCACTGGGATTCATGATGGTTTTTCATCCATTTCACAAGAATTCAAAGAAATCTATGATCGACTCAAAGAGATCAAAACTTCTGTCCGAAACGAAGAAGAAGAAATCTTTTTCTCTCCCGAAAGATTGGATGGAGTTCAATCTAGGCTAAGAGAATTGCACAGGCTAAAGAAAAAATACGACCGAGATATTGATGCATTGATTATAGATCACGAATCATGGAAAAAAGAACTTCAAACAATGCACGATTCGGAAGAGTCCTTGGATCGAATTCGCAAAGAATACAATTCAGCTCTAAATAACATTAAAATCCTAGCAATGGATCTTTCAAAAAAACGCAGAAGCGGACTTGCTCACTTCGAAGCAGAAATACAAAAAGAATTAGAATTTCTTGGAATGAAAGGTGCCAGAATCCAAATTGTTTTGCGTTGGGAAGAAGATCCGGACGGTGAACTTCGCGAAGGTGAAAAGAATTATATACTTACTTCGTTTGGCTTAGATCAAGCAGAATTCTATTTTACTGCTAATGCAGGCGAAAAACCGCGTCCTTTAAGAAAAGTTGCATCTGGAGGTGAAATGTCTAGAATCATGCTTGGTATTCGAAGTGTTTTAGGGCAAACTCATACTTCGCAGAAGCTATTGATCTTTGATGAAATTGATGCAGGTGTAGGTGGAGAAGGTGCTTTTTCCATGGCACAAAGGTTAGGGAAGTTAAGTGAAATTTCCCAAATATTAGTCATAACACATTCCCAACCAATTGCCGCAGTATCAACAGCTCATTGGAAGGTTGAGAAATTCCAGAAAGATGGAAGAACTATATCAAAAGCAACCTCCATTGCTTCCAAAAACAAACCTATCGAACTTGCAAGAATGGTAGCCGGCAAAGAAGTAACTGAAGCTGCCGTAGCTCATGCTCGCTTTCTTTTGGAAAAGAAGGCAAGTTAAGATGCTCTCTGTATAAATTTCTTCCCGACTGTAGTTGAAAAAACAACTACAGTCGGGTCTTTTTTTATGAAATTTTTGTTTGGCACTAGATGGTTGGTTTGAAAGTCTACTAAGCAGGTATGTTTTTTTTAGGTAAATCCGACTCGCTCATTTCATCTGTTCCACCGGAGACGATCCCGGTTGTAATTATTATGGTTTCTATCATTATGTTGACGATTGTGATAGAAAGGATGGTTTACTATTGGAAGTTAAAGCCAATAGATAATGACTCATACATTCAAACCAAGGAACTTCTAAGATCTAAGAAATGGGATGAAGCCAAAGATTTATTGGCAAGTAAGAGTTCTAACCCAGCCTCACTAGTGTTGCAAGTTGGAATTGATCGTAAACGAAGAAATCTAGATTATATCGAAGAAGAAATGCAATCTGAAGGATATAAACAAATCAGACTCATGGAGAAGTTTTTATCTGCTTTAGGAACTATTGCGACTGTTTCTCCCTTACTCGGAGTATTGGGAACAGTGATAGGAATTATTCGATCCTTTGCTGAAGGAGCTGGTACAAAAGGGGCAGAAGTGGGAATTTCTGAGGCTCTTATAACTACCGCTATGGGCTTGGCGGTTGCTATTCCCGCTTATGTTTTCTATAATTATTTGGTAAGAGTCAAAGAAGATAGAATCATCGAAATGGAAAATCTATCCAATCAAATACTTCCCTACTTGGAAGATAAAAAGAAATAAAATGAAATTCAGAAAATCCCATGGAACTCACGATAAAATTGAACTAGCACCTCTAATTGATGTTATTTCATTTATTGTAATTTACTTTCTTATGAATGCTACCTTAGAAAAGAATACATCCATGAAAGTTGAGTTACCTAGATCGTCTAGCATTGCGAAAGAAAAGAATCAAGATGAATTGATAATAACTGTAGACAAGCAAGGTAAAATTTATCTTGATAAGGATACGGAATCTGTTCCTTTAGATAAACTTACCGATAAAATCAATAGCTTTCTCGGTCCAGAAAAGGATAGAGACCCGAAAAAAAATCGCGTTATAATTCGTGGTGACGGTGGTGCATCGTATCAAACAGTTGTTAAGGTTATCGATTCGGTTAATTCGGCTGGTGTCACAAGATTCAATCTAGCCATGGTCAAAGGCACATCAACAAACTGAAGTTCTAAAAATTGAAACCTCGTCTTTTATTTA of Leptospira sp. GIMC2001 contains these proteins:
- the recN gene encoding DNA repair protein RecN, which gives rise to MLKSLYLKDFALFEEQEIRFGQGLTSLIGESGSGKSLILDAISSLMGGRCSSSNIRQGKDRYILQAGFDISTNIPVKEWLIEKGIQNNQKDLSISKELQRDGKSRIFVGESLVSLSLLREIGSLLCDIHNQNEQLFLLDKSNQLEFLDRFAGLNPLREEMRSAFNLFKSWKKKLTELEIRDSARKNHIESLEFQIRELDLAKLKPGEMEELEKEEKLLTHGEKLFENFKTISNHLFESEDSILAQFPGILASAEKITGIHDGFSSISQEFKEIYDRLKEIKTSVRNEEEEIFFSPERLDGVQSRLRELHRLKKKYDRDIDALIIDHESWKKELQTMHDSEESLDRIRKEYNSALNNIKILAMDLSKKRRSGLAHFEAEIQKELEFLGMKGARIQIVLRWEEDPDGELREGEKNYILTSFGLDQAEFYFTANAGEKPRPLRKVASGGEMSRIMLGIRSVLGQTHTSQKLLIFDEIDAGVGGEGAFSMAQRLGKLSEISQILVITHSQPIAAVSTAHWKVEKFQKDGRTISKATSIASKNKPIELARMVAGKEVTEAAVAHARFLLEKKAS
- a CDS encoding MotA/TolQ/ExbB proton channel family protein, with the protein product MFFLGKSDSLISSVPPETIPVVIIMVSIIMLTIVIERMVYYWKLKPIDNDSYIQTKELLRSKKWDEAKDLLASKSSNPASLVLQVGIDRKRRNLDYIEEEMQSEGYKQIRLMEKFLSALGTIATVSPLLGVLGTVIGIIRSFAEGAGTKGAEVGISEALITTAMGLAVAIPAYVFYNYLVRVKEDRIIEMENLSNQILPYLEDKKK
- a CDS encoding ExbD/TolR family protein — protein: MKFRKSHGTHDKIELAPLIDVISFIVIYFLMNATLEKNTSMKVELPRSSSIAKEKNQDELIITVDKQGKIYLDKDTESVPLDKLTDKINSFLGPEKDRDPKKNRVIIRGDGGASYQTVVKVIDSVNSAGVTRFNLAMVKGTSTN